The sequence below is a genomic window from Terriglobia bacterium.
TGAACGAGGTCGACGCCCTACCGGCGAGGCTTCAGGACCGGCTCCTCGCGGCGATCCGCGCGGGGAGCGTCCTGCGCCTCGGCGGGGCGGCCACGCTTCCCTTCGACGCGAGAATCGTCGCCTCGACGCGCTTCGACCTCTCGCGGCTCGTCGCGGAGGGACGCTTCCGCGAAGAGCTCTACGGCGCCTTCGCCGGAGCGATCGTCGACGTTCCCGCGCTGCGGGAGCGGCGAGAGGACATCGGGCCGCTCGCGGCGCACTTCATCGAGGAAATCCGCTCGATGAACGACCTCCCGCCGATCCGAATCGCCCCGGAGACGCTGGAGGTCCTCGGCCGCCATGCCTGGCCGGGGAACGTCCGGGAGCTGCGTCACGCGATCGAGCAGGCGGTGATCTTCGCCAGCGACGGGACGATCCGTCCCCGCGACCTCCCGGAAGGCCTCCGCGCCAAGGCCCCCGCGGTGGGGGATGGCGACGCCGGCGCCCGGTTCCGCGAGGCGAAGCGGCGCGTCGTCGAGTCGTTCGAGAAGCGCTACCTCGCGGAGCTCCTGGCGCGGCACCAGGGGAACGTCACCGCAGCGGCCCAGCAAGCGGGGATGCTGCGCTCGGCGCTCCAGCGATTGCTGAGGAAGTACGAGCTTCGCTCGTCGGAGTTCCGGGGCTCACGCGCCGAGTCGTCCCTCGACTGACGGCCCGCCCGTGCGAGTCCCGTTCCGGCTCCTCGTCGACGGATGCCTCGACGGCGCGTCCAACATGGCCGTCGACGAGGCGGTGCTGGAATCGTACGTCGATGCCGAGCCCCCTCCCGTGCCGACCCTTCGGCTCTACGCCTGGAGTCCGCCGGCCGTGTCCCTCGGTCGAAGGCAGCCCGCGTCCGGCGCGCACGACGCGGCGTATCTCCGCGACGAGGGCATCCACCTGGTGCGCCGGCCGACCGGCGGGCGCGCGGTGCTCCACGAGCACGAGCGGACGTACGCGGTCATCGGGCGCCTGGGGCGCCCCCCGTTCGATGGAGGCGTCCTCGACACCTACCGGCGGATCGCCGCGGCGCTCGTCGCGGCGCTACGCCTGCTCGGGGTCGATGCGCGCGGCGAGGATCCGGCCGGCGGCCACCCGAGGGACCCCGGGCCCTTCGGACCGCCGGTCTGCTTCGACCGGGCGGGAGCGCACGAGATCACCGCCGGCGGGAGAAAACTCGTGGGTTCCGCCCAGCTCCGCCGCCACGGGGCGTTCCTCCAGCACGGCTCCCTCCCGCTCCGAGCGGACCCTGTGCGCCTGTCGCGGGCGATCGGGGCGCCGGCGGACGCGTCGCGATTCGTGGACCTAGGAGGAGCGCTCGGGCGCGTCCCGGACACCCGGACGATCGACGCCGCGATCGCCGCGGCCTTCACGCACACCCTCGGCGTCGAGGCGGCCCCCGGGTCGCTCACGTCGGGCGAGGCGGCGCGCGCCGCGTTCCTGCGCGTCGCGAAGTACTCGCTCGACGCGTGGAACCTCGAGGGCCGCGAGCCGGCCGGTGGACCCGGGAGTCCCCGGCGCTAGCGGCGGATCATGACCGCGGTGGCGCGGCGCCCGTCCTTTCCGATCCAGCCCGCGGGATCGACCTTCCCCCGCGCCTCTTCCGGGATCGGATCGGCGACGCGGCCGGGGACGCGCCGGATCGGCAGCGACACCTTGCCGTCGGGGGTCACGGCCTCGAGGCGGCGCCCCCCGATCGTGAGGCGGACCGTGGGCTCCGAGGAGAGCAGGCGGTCCAGGTCGGCGGAAGGGACCGCCAGCGCGCCGTCCTCGTCGAGCGGATAACGCTGGAACGGATAGGGCAACTTGAGGCGCAGGTGCTCCGCCTCGGAGCAGTACGCGGTCGGCTCGGTTCCCGCGAGGAAGGCCTCCGATATCACCGGCGCGCAGCCCGCCGCGTCGCTCGCCTTGAGGCCCGTCGTCGAGTCGATCGACGCGATCGTGACCCCGGTGGGGATCGGGAAGTCCTCGGCGGCGCGCCCCTCGTACGCCGTTTCCATGAACTGCTTCCAGATCGGGAGCGCCGCCTGCGCGCCGGTCACCCGGTTGCCGAGGCTCTTCTTCTCGTCGAACCCGACCCATACGCCGACCACGAGGTCCGGCGCGTAGCCGATGAACCAGGCATCGGTGAAGTCGTTGGTGGTCCCGGTCTTTCCGGCCAGCGGCCGGCCCAGCTCCGCGGCGGCCTCGCCGGTCCCGTCGGTCACGACCCCCTCGAGGAGGCGATTCATGAGGTACGCGATCTGCGGGCTCACCGCGTCCCGGACCTCCGGCTTGGCCCGCTCGAGCGCTGCGCCGTCGTTCGAGCGGACCTCCTCCACCAGGTGCGGCTCCACGCGGACCCCTTGATCGGCGAACGCTCCGTAAGCGCTGGTCAGCTCGAGGAGGCTCACCTCGAACGCGCCGAGGGCGAGCGAGGGGTAGGGCTTCAGCTCCGTGCTGATGCCGAGCCTGCGCGCGATGTCGATCACCGGAGCGAAGCCGACCCGGCCCAGGAGCTTCACGGTGGCGATGTTGACGGAGTTCTCCAGCGCGTGACGCAGGGTCAGGTTCCCGTAGTACCTGTCGTAGTAGTTCTCGGGCTCGTAGGGCACGAAGGTCTGGGGGTCGATGAACACGGTGGGCTCGTCGAGGATCGTCTCCGCCGGCGTCATCCCCTGGGTGAGCGCCGCCGCGTAGACGAACGGCTTGAACGCCGACCCGCACTGGCGCCGGGCCTGGATCGCGCGGTCGAACTCGCTTCGGCGGTAGTCGAATCCGCCGAGCAGCGCGCGAACCGCGCCGGTGGCCGGATCGATGGCGACGAGGGCGGCCTCGACGCGGGGCTCCTGCTCCAGGAGGAAGGTGGGCGCGCCGTCGAGGCCGCCGGGCTCGATGCGGACGCGGATCACGTCGCCGCGCTTCAGCAGGGACGAGGCGTACGTTCGCCCGGTCCACGCGATCTCCTCGGGCCCCAGCGTCCCACGGTAGGGACCGGCCCGCACGCGGGCGTGCGCCTCCGAGACCGACACCACCACCGCGTCGGCGACCTCGCCCGGCTGGACGCCGTCGCGCCACGACGGCGGGTCCCAGGCGTCGGGGGACTCTCCGGGCGGCACCCGCACCTTCACTCCCCGCCAGCCCTGCCGCTTGTCCAGCTCGCGCAGCCCGACGTCCATGGCAGCGTTGGCCAGGCCCTGGAGGCGGGGGTCGAGCGTCGTCCGTACCTCGAGCCCGGACTGATACAGGCTCTCGTCGCCGTACTTGGACTGCAGGAGCCGTCGGACCTCCTCGACGAAGTACGGGGCGAGGTTCGCGCTCTCCCGTAGCGCCGACAGTCGGAGCGGCTCGCGCTCGGCGGCCCGGGCCGCGGCCGGCCGGAGGTAGCCTTCTTCCGCCATCCGCTCGAGCACGTGGTTGCGGCGCTTCAGGGCGCGCTCCGGGTGGCGGAACGGCGAGAGGCCCTCGGGCCTCTGGACCAGGCCGGCGAGCAGCGCGGCCTCCGGCAGGTCCATCTCCTTGGCCGACTTGCCGAAGAAGAAGCGCGACGCGGCCTCGATTCCGTACCGACCGTGGCCCATGTAGACCTGGTTGCAGTAGAGGCGGAGGATCTCCTGCTTCGTGTAGCGGCGCTCGATCTCGAAAGCCAGGAGCATCTCCTGGAACTTCCGGTGCGCCGTCTTCTCCGGCTTCAGGACGTCCGGGAAGAGGTTCCGCGCCAGCTGCTGCGTCAGCGTGCTCGCACCCTGCTCGAGGGTCAGGTTCCTCACGTCGTACCATGCGGCGCGGAGGATCCCCCGGAGGTCGACCCCGCTGTGGTGGTAGAAATTCGAATCCTCCACCGCGATCAGCGCCTGCTCGAACACCTTCGGAATGTCCCGGTAGGGGACCAGCGTCCGGCGCTGCTCCCCGAAGCTCGCCAGCGAGGTCCCGTCCTGCGCGAACACCCTCGTGCTGAGCGGGGGCGTGTAGTCCTCGAGCTTCTTGACGTCGGGCAGGTCGAACTTCAGGCCGTAGCCGAGCGTCGCCCCGGCCGCGGCCGCGGGGACCACCGCCAGGCCGAGGAGCAGGAGCGGCCGAAGGCGGCGGCGCGAGGTCGCGGATCCGGGCAAGGCGCTCATCTCCCCCGAGAGGGTATCAGGACGCGGCGTGGCGGCCAACCCGCCGTGGCCGGCGCGCGGAGGGTACAATTCACCGGGGAGCCGGACGAGCGTGGCCACTTTCGAGATCGTGTCCGATTTCAAGCCGACCGGGGACCAGCCCGCGGCGATCGAGGCGCTCTCGAAGGGCCTCGACGAAGGGCGCCGGGACCAGGTGCTCCTGGGCGTGACCGGCTCCGGGAAGACGTTCACGGTGGCGAACGTCGTCGCCCGCGCGAACCGGCCGACGATCGTCATGGCCCACAACAAGACGCTGGCGGCCCAGCTCTACCAGGAGTTCCGCCGGCTCTTCCCGCGGAACGCGGTGGAGTACTTCGTCTCGTACTACGACTACTACCAGCCCGAGGCGTACGTCCCGCAGTCCGACACCTACATCGAGAAGGAGGCGACGATCAACGAGGAGATCGACCGGATGCGCCACTCGGCCACCCGGGCGCTCTTCGAGCGGCGCGACGTGCTGATCGTGGCCAGCGTCTCGTGCATCTACGGGCTCGGGTCGCCGGAGGCCTACCACGGGATGATGCTCCTCGTGGAGCGCGGGGAGAGGCTCGACCGCGACCGGGCGATCCGGAAGCTCGTGGAGATCCAGTACGAGAGGACCCCCGCCGACCTCAGGCGCGGCGCGTTCAGGGTCCGGGGGGACACCCTCGAGATCTGGCCGGCGTACGCGGAGGACGCGCTCAGGATCGAGTTCTGGGGGGACGAGGTCGAGAAGCTCTCGCGAATCGACCCGGTCAGGGGCAAGGCGGTCGAGGCGCTCGAGCGCGCCCCCGTGTATCCCAACAGCCACTACGTGACGCCGCGGGAGGACCTGCTGCGCGCGATCGACGCGATCCGCGCCGAGCTCAAGGAGCGCGTCGCGATGCTGGAGGGGGAGGGGAAGCTCCTCGAAGCCCAGAGGATCGAGCAGCGCACGATCTTCGACCTCGAGATGATGCAGGAGGTCGGCTACTGCCACGGGATCGAGAACTACTCGCGTCACCTCACCGGGCGGCGCGAAGGGGAGCCCCCCCCGACCCTGATCGACTACCTGCCGAAGGACGCGCTCCTGGTGATCGACGAGAGCCACGCGACCGTGCCGCAGATCGAGGGGATGTTCAAGGGGGACCGCGCCAGGAAGACCACCCTCGTGAACTTCGGCTTCCGCCTCCCGTCCGCCATCGACAATCGCCCGCTGACCTTCGAGGAGTTCGAGGCGCGTCGGGGACAGACGCTCTACGTGTCGGCTACCCCCGCGCGGTACGAGCTCGCGCTCGCCGGCGGCGAGATCGTCGAGCAGGTGGTCCGCCCCACCGGACTCCTCGACCCCGAGACGGTGGTCCGGCCGGTGGAGGGGCAGGTGGACGACCTCCTCGGGGAGATCCGGGCGCGCGTCGGGCGCGGGGAGCGCGTGCTGGTCACCACGCTCACCAAGCGCATGGCCGAGGACCTCACCGAGTACTACAAGGAGCTGGGCGTCCGGGTCGAGTACCTGCACTCCGACGTCGAGACGCTGGAGCGGGTCCGGATCCTGCGGGATCTGAGGCGCGGCGAGTTCGACGTGCTGGTCGGGGTCAACCTGCTCCGGGAGGGGCTCGACCTGCCGGAGGTCTCGCTGGTGGCGATCCTCGACGCGGACAAGGAGGGGTACCTCCGGTCGGAGCGCTCGCTCATCCAGACCATCGGGCGCGCGGCGCGGAACGTGAACGGCACCGCGATCCTCTACGCCGAGCGGATCACCGACTCCATGAGGTTCGCCCTCGACGAGACCGCGCGCCGCCGCGCGGTCCAGAAGGCGTACAACGACGCGAACGGGATCACCCCCGAGACGATTCGCCGCGCGGTGGACGAGCTGATGGGGACGCCGCTGGCCGCCGACTACTCCACGGTCCCGCTCGAGGAGGAGGAGGGCGAGGAGGTGTTCGAGGACGCCGAGGCCCTCGAGGCCGAGATCGCCCGCCTCGACACGCGGATGCGGAGCGCCGCGGAGCGGCTGGACTTCGAGGAGGCGGCGGCGCATCGCGACCGGATCCGCTACCTGAGGGAGAAAGCGGTGCTGGCGTGAGGAATCCGGCCTCGCGCCGCGCCCGAGTGCACTGCGCTCTTGGGGGGTCTATCCTGCGCCCGCGGCGCGGGGCCCGGTCGGCGGGCGGGCTCGCAGGGGGAATGGACCATTGAGCTCCGATCTAAGGACGTCGAGAGGAGGCACCTATCCGGCGCGCCGGGGCAAGCCGCTGCCGATGGAATACTTCGCGTCGCCGCGGCCTCCCGTCGGCAATGGAAGGATGGCCATCGAGCTGGGAGAGCTCCGGATCGAGATCGGGGGGCTCGACGACCGATTCGAGGCGATCCTCCGCGAGCGCTACGGCCCGTATGCCGCCGAGCCCCGGGGCCAGGCCGGCGGTCTTAGCGTCCGGCTCGGCCTCGAGGACCGCGAGTACTTCATCGATCCTCCGGAGTCGCCCGAGTTCAATCCGGTGTTCGTCGAGAGCGACGGGGGCCGGGTCCGTTTCCTCGGCCACCGGCTCGCGGGTTGGTTCGACGCCCTGGACGGCGAGGGCGTGATGCTCCTCGCCCGCGGATCCTACGAGACCGAAGCCCACGCCATCGAGAACTACCTCCGCGCCGCGGTCGCCTGGCAGGCGGCGAGCCGCGGCGGCGCACTGGTCCATGCGGCCAGCGCGGTCCGGCACGGGCGCGGCTACCTCTTCTTCGGGGAGTCGGGGGCCGGCAAGTCCACGTTGTGCGCCAGCAACCGGCGGGGGACGGTCGTGAGCGACGATCTGTCGCTGCTGCTCCCGGCCGAGGGCGGCAAGCTCCGTCTGGTCGGAAGCCCGTTCCGGGGGACCTACGAGGAAGGGGAGCCGGTCGTCGGCGCCTTCCCGCTCGCAGCCGGTTTCAGGATCGTGAAGGACCATCGGGTCGAGGTGCGCGAGGCGCCCAGGGTCCGATCGCTCGCCGAGCTGGTGGGGAACCTGCCGTTCGTCGCCGAGGAGTTCGCGCGGCGCCCGGATCTCTTCGAGCGGATCGAGCGCGCGTTCGCCTCGGTCCCGCTCGCGCACCTGCACTTCAGGATGGACGACTCGTACTGGGACGCGATCGAGAGGTCGGGGCTGTGAGCGCTGGCGCCGAGGGGGTCGCCATCGACCTGAGCGGCGTCGCGGTGCGGGTCCGAGGCCTTCCGGGACCGCTCGAGGCGCGCCTCGCCCGGGAATGGTCGGCCTTCCTCTCCGTGGACGGGGGCCGCCCGTTCCTCGACGTTACGGCGTCCCTCGCCGAGATGGAGCCGCCGGTCGGTCCGTTCGCTCCCAAGGCGATGCGATCGCGGCTGGATCTCGAGGGGGCGAGCTTCTCCATGGCGGAGGGGGACGTCGCCGTGGACGCCTCGGGCCGCGCGCTCCTCAGGCTCGGGGCGGCGGTCGCGCCCGAGCGGGGCTGGTTCGCGTTCCTGAACCTCCTGCGGGCGGCCCTGGCCTGGCGAATGCCGTCGCGGGACGGGATGCTGCTCCACGCGGCCGGGGTGACCCTCGAGGGACGGGCCTTCGTGCTCGCCGGCTCCGAAGGATCGGGAAAGAGCACGTTCGCCGCGCTGGCCGCGTCGCGAGGCGCGCGGGTGCTGAGCGACGACCTCGTGCTGCTCGATGGCGCGGGAGGGGCGATCGAGGCGCTGGGCGCGCCGTTCCGCTCGACGCACCCCGGTGCCCAGGAGCCGGGCCGATGGCCGGTCGCGGCGATCCTGTTCCCCTCTCACGGCACCGCGGCATGCCTCGGCGCGGCGCCGCCGCTCCTCACGCGCGCCCGCATCACCGCGAACCTCCCGTTCGTCGCCGAGGGGATCGAAGCCGACGCCAGGATCCTCTCGGCGATCGAGCGGCTGGCTCGCGGGGTCCCGGCGAGGGAGCTGACGTTCGCTCGCGACCCCGCGTTCGTCGACCTCCTGCTGGGGTTTCCCCGCTAGGGGCGCCGGTGGACGACGGCTTCCCGTCCCCCGCGCTCCGGGCGAAGCTCGACGGGCTGCCCGACCGGCCGGGGGTGTACCTCTACCGCGACGCGCGAGGAAGCCTTCTCTACATCGGCAAGGCGAAGTCGCTCAGGAGCCGGGTCCGCTCGTACTTCCAGCCGTCGGTGCAGCACCCTCCGCGCACCGAGCGGCTCGTCTCGGAGGTCGCCGATCTCGAGATCATCGTGGTGGACACCGAGACCGAGGCGATCCTGCTCGAGGCGAACCTCATCAAGCGCGAGCGGCCGCCGTTCAACGTCGTGCTTCGCGACGACAAGAGCTTCCCGTACCTGAAGCTGTCGCTCGGAGACGAGTTCCCGCGCGCCGCGCTGGTCCGAAGGCCGCGCCTCGACGGGAGCCTGTACGCGGGTCCGTTCATCCCGGCGTCCGGGGCGAGGAGGTCCCTCAAGCTGATCCAGCGCGATTTCCGGGTGGCCACGTGCGCCGAGGTGTTCGACGGGAAGCGGCGACCGTGCCTCTACTATCACCTCGACCAATGCCTCGCGCCGTGCGCCGGCAAGACCACGCCCGTCGAGTACCGGAGGGCCGTGGAGGACGTCCGTCTGTTCCTCGAGGGGAAGCACCGCGAGCTGGAAGTCGCGCTCGAGGCGAAGATGAAGGAGGCCTCGGCCTCGGAGGAGTTCGAGCGGGCCGCAATGCACCGCGACACGCTGGCGACCGTGCGGCGCCTGGCGGTCCGCCAGCACATCGCCTCCCTCGGGCTCGAGGAGCAGGATTTCTTCGCGCACCACCGCGAGGGGAGCGAGGTCGCGCTCGAGCTGTTCCAG
It includes:
- a CDS encoding lipoate--protein ligase family protein gives rise to the protein MRVPFRLLVDGCLDGASNMAVDEAVLESYVDAEPPPVPTLRLYAWSPPAVSLGRRQPASGAHDAAYLRDEGIHLVRRPTGGRAVLHEHERTYAVIGRLGRPPFDGGVLDTYRRIAAALVAALRLLGVDARGEDPAGGHPRDPGPFGPPVCFDRAGAHEITAGGRKLVGSAQLRRHGAFLQHGSLPLRADPVRLSRAIGAPADASRFVDLGGALGRVPDTRTIDAAIAAAFTHTLGVEAAPGSLTSGEAARAAFLRVAKYSLDAWNLEGREPAGGPGSPRR
- the uvrB gene encoding excinuclease ABC subunit UvrB; the protein is MATFEIVSDFKPTGDQPAAIEALSKGLDEGRRDQVLLGVTGSGKTFTVANVVARANRPTIVMAHNKTLAAQLYQEFRRLFPRNAVEYFVSYYDYYQPEAYVPQSDTYIEKEATINEEIDRMRHSATRALFERRDVLIVASVSCIYGLGSPEAYHGMMLLVERGERLDRDRAIRKLVEIQYERTPADLRRGAFRVRGDTLEIWPAYAEDALRIEFWGDEVEKLSRIDPVRGKAVEALERAPVYPNSHYVTPREDLLRAIDAIRAELKERVAMLEGEGKLLEAQRIEQRTIFDLEMMQEVGYCHGIENYSRHLTGRREGEPPPTLIDYLPKDALLVIDESHATVPQIEGMFKGDRARKTTLVNFGFRLPSAIDNRPLTFEEFEARRGQTLYVSATPARYELALAGGEIVEQVVRPTGLLDPETVVRPVEGQVDDLLGEIRARVGRGERVLVTTLTKRMAEDLTEYYKELGVRVEYLHSDVETLERVRILRDLRRGEFDVLVGVNLLREGLDLPEVSLVAILDADKEGYLRSERSLIQTIGRAARNVNGTAILYAERITDSMRFALDETARRRAVQKAYNDANGITPETIRRAVDELMGTPLAADYSTVPLEEEEGEEVFEDAEALEAEIARLDTRMRSAAERLDFEEAAAHRDRIRYLREKAVLA
- a CDS encoding PBP1A family penicillin-binding protein, whose protein sequence is MPGSATSRRRLRPLLLLGLAVVPAAAAGATLGYGLKFDLPDVKKLEDYTPPLSTRVFAQDGTSLASFGEQRRTLVPYRDIPKVFEQALIAVEDSNFYHHSGVDLRGILRAAWYDVRNLTLEQGASTLTQQLARNLFPDVLKPEKTAHRKFQEMLLAFEIERRYTKQEILRLYCNQVYMGHGRYGIEAASRFFFGKSAKEMDLPEAALLAGLVQRPEGLSPFRHPERALKRRNHVLERMAEEGYLRPAAARAAEREPLRLSALRESANLAPYFVEEVRRLLQSKYGDESLYQSGLEVRTTLDPRLQGLANAAMDVGLRELDKRQGWRGVKVRVPPGESPDAWDPPSWRDGVQPGEVADAVVVSVSEAHARVRAGPYRGTLGPEEIAWTGRTYASSLLKRGDVIRVRIEPGGLDGAPTFLLEQEPRVEAALVAIDPATGAVRALLGGFDYRRSEFDRAIQARRQCGSAFKPFVYAAALTQGMTPAETILDEPTVFIDPQTFVPYEPENYYDRYYGNLTLRHALENSVNIATVKLLGRVGFAPVIDIARRLGISTELKPYPSLALGAFEVSLLELTSAYGAFADQGVRVEPHLVEEVRSNDGAALERAKPEVRDAVSPQIAYLMNRLLEGVVTDGTGEAAAELGRPLAGKTGTTNDFTDAWFIGYAPDLVVGVWVGFDEKKSLGNRVTGAQAALPIWKQFMETAYEGRAAEDFPIPTGVTIASIDSTTGLKASDAAGCAPVISEAFLAGTEPTAYCSEAEHLRLKLPYPFQRYPLDEDGALAVPSADLDRLLSSEPTVRLTIGGRRLEAVTPDGKVSLPIRRVPGRVADPIPEEARGKVDPAGWIGKDGRRATAVMIRR